One Deinococcus reticulitermitis genomic region harbors:
- a CDS encoding ATP-dependent Clp protease ATP-binding subunit, whose translation MTNRYDDRARLVFHYAREEGNRLGHAMVGPEHLLLGLMREGGTAAQILGEFGATLESLRRRVEEIIGRGEGSRLNDAPSITPRARRVMELSSAEARSLGSQTTSTQHILLGIIREGDGVAFRILQELTKDVDTIRWRVLAEGEREGGKAAKPVATPFLDEYGRDLTKWAREGKLDPVIGRAEEIRRVTQILTRRTKNNPVLIGDPGVGKTAIVEGLALAIHEKRTPPSLHGVRLVSLDLSGVVAGTKYRGEFEERLRQIIEELRNAKVMAFIDEMHTLVGAGGAEGTLDAANILKPALSRGEIQVIGATTTGEYHRYIEKDAALERRFQPVIVLEPSPAETLQILRGLRPKYEEHHGVQIPESALELAVRIGERSLPGRNFPDKAIDLIDEAASRVRLNMSVGIPVSETADGEPMVTREDMESVINSMGGIYSEESAAQLTDLEEQLNDQVYGQPDAVKALASAMRRARVGLGGRTRVSASFLFAGPSGVGKTHLAKALARTLFGSERALIRVDMSEFQEGHSVSKLIGSPPGYVGFEQGGRLTEAVRRQPFSVILLDEIEKAHPDIYNTFLQVLDDGRLTDGLGRTVDFRRTIIIMTSNTGFNVTPTAGFSPVTPDSNAPLRNIFTPEFLDRLDDVIRFKSLGEEELVRVAQQLLGEMVEELASRELPVTFDPAIAAWIVGKLKARSPKHAVGSSRQLRTLMREEIEDPLALELIGADGRELRVVLGENGVAFERGEKVEQRQILA comes from the coding sequence ATGACCAACAGATACGATGACCGCGCCCGTCTGGTGTTTCATTACGCCCGCGAGGAAGGCAACCGCCTGGGCCACGCGATGGTCGGCCCCGAGCACCTGCTGCTCGGCCTGATGCGCGAGGGCGGTACCGCCGCACAGATTCTCGGCGAGTTCGGCGCCACCCTCGAATCCCTGCGCCGCCGGGTCGAGGAGATCATCGGGCGCGGGGAAGGCAGCCGCCTGAACGACGCCCCCTCGATCACCCCGCGCGCCCGGCGCGTGATGGAGCTGTCGAGCGCCGAGGCCCGCTCGCTCGGCTCGCAGACGACGAGCACCCAGCACATCCTGCTCGGCATCATCCGCGAGGGCGACGGGGTGGCCTTCCGCATCCTGCAAGAACTCACCAAGGACGTGGACACCATCCGCTGGCGGGTGCTCGCGGAGGGCGAGCGCGAGGGAGGCAAGGCCGCCAAGCCCGTCGCCACCCCTTTTCTCGACGAGTATGGGCGCGACCTCACCAAGTGGGCGCGCGAGGGCAAGCTCGACCCGGTGATCGGGCGCGCGGAGGAGATCCGGCGCGTCACCCAGATCCTGACCCGGCGCACCAAGAACAATCCCGTCCTGATCGGGGACCCCGGCGTCGGCAAAACGGCCATCGTGGAAGGGCTCGCGCTCGCCATCCATGAGAAGCGCACGCCCCCCAGCCTGCACGGCGTGCGGCTCGTCAGCCTCGACCTCTCGGGCGTCGTCGCCGGCACGAAGTACCGGGGCGAGTTCGAGGAGCGGCTGCGCCAGATTATCGAGGAGCTGCGCAACGCCAAGGTGATGGCCTTTATCGACGAGATGCACACCCTCGTCGGCGCGGGCGGCGCGGAAGGCACGCTCGACGCGGCCAACATCCTCAAGCCGGCGCTCTCACGCGGCGAGATCCAGGTGATCGGCGCCACCACGACCGGCGAGTACCACCGCTACATCGAAAAGGACGCGGCTTTAGAGCGGCGCTTCCAGCCAGTGATCGTGCTCGAACCCAGCCCCGCCGAGACGCTCCAGATCCTGCGTGGCCTGCGCCCGAAGTACGAGGAGCACCACGGCGTGCAGATTCCCGAGTCGGCGCTCGAACTCGCGGTGCGGATCGGGGAGCGCAGCCTGCCGGGGCGCAACTTCCCCGACAAGGCGATTGACCTGATCGATGAGGCCGCGAGCCGGGTGCGGCTGAACATGAGCGTCGGCATTCCGGTCAGCGAGACGGCGGACGGCGAACCGATGGTGACGCGCGAGGACATGGAGAGCGTGATCAACTCGATGGGCGGCATCTACTCCGAAGAGTCGGCGGCGCAGCTCACCGACCTCGAGGAGCAGCTCAACGATCAGGTGTACGGCCAGCCCGACGCGGTCAAGGCCCTCGCCAGCGCCATGCGCCGCGCCCGCGTAGGCCTCGGCGGGCGGACCCGCGTTTCGGCGTCGTTCCTGTTCGCCGGACCAAGCGGCGTCGGCAAGACGCACCTCGCCAAGGCGCTCGCCCGGACGCTGTTCGGCTCCGAGCGCGCGCTGATCCGGGTGGACATGTCCGAATTCCAGGAAGGCCACTCGGTCTCCAAGCTGATCGGCTCGCCTCCCGGCTACGTCGGCTTCGAGCAGGGCGGCCGGCTGACTGAGGCGGTGCGCCGCCAGCCGTTTTCGGTGATCCTGCTCGACGAGATCGAGAAGGCGCACCCCGACATCTACAACACCTTCTTGCAAGTCCTCGACGACGGGCGCCTCACCGACGGGCTCGGGCGCACGGTGGATTTCCGGCGCACCATCATCATCATGACGAGCAATACCGGCTTCAACGTGACGCCCACGGCGGGCTTCTCGCCAGTCACGCCCGACTCCAACGCGCCGCTGCGTAACATCTTCACCCCTGAATTTCTCGACCGCCTCGACGACGTGATCCGTTTCAAGTCGCTTGGGGAAGAGGAACTCGTGCGGGTCGCGCAGCAGCTGCTCGGGGAGATGGTCGAGGAACTTGCCAGCCGCGAACTCCCGGTCACCTTCGACCCGGCCATTGCTGCCTGGATCGTCGGGAAACTCAAGGCGAGAAGTCCCAAGCACGCGGTCGGCTCATCGCGTCAGCTGCGCACCCTGATGCGCGAGGAGATCGAGGACCCACTCGCGCTGGAGCTGATCGGCGCCGACGGACGCGAGCTGCGCGTGGTCCTGGGTGAGAATGGCGTCGCCTTCGAGCGCGGCGAGAAGGTCGAGCAGCGCCAGATCCTGGCCTGA
- a CDS encoding DUF2087 domain-containing protein gives MTKSIHDFQDEYGRITSWPSDRRRAHQLAILDHLKNLLESGRSYSEEDLRSLLAEHTTLDDVSVLIRELVESSYVATDDSSYWRADGRPGRAG, from the coding sequence ATGACGAAGAGCATTCACGACTTTCAAGACGAGTACGGACGCATCACGAGCTGGCCCTCGGATCGCCGCCGGGCCCATCAACTCGCCATCCTCGATCACCTCAAGAACCTGCTGGAGTCGGGCCGGAGCTACAGCGAAGAGGACCTGCGCAGCCTGCTGGCCGAGCACACCACGCTGGACGACGTGAGCGTCCTCATCCGCGAACTCGTCGAGAGCAGCTATGTCGCCACCGACGACTCCTCCTACTGGCGGGCCGACGGGCGCCCGGGCCGGGCGGGTTGA
- the radA gene encoding DNA repair protein RadA — MAKVRTNYLCTSCGYQSAKPLGRCPNCQAWNSFEEEEPPVTAKAGRGGLGGYGGVRGGKLTPLSTVGRREEPRTSSGIAELDRVLGGGLVAGGVTLIGGEPGIGKSTLLLQVADKVAARGGPVLYVAGEESLEQIRLRADRLGVQAELQLTRDTRAEHIAALMEEHKPALCIVDSIQTVTVEGEGAPGGVAQVRDGTSMLTRAAKETGTATVLVGHVTKDGTVAGPKVMEHIVDTTVFLESVGAFRLLRSVKNRFGQAGELGVFEMRGEGLIAVENPSAAFLAERPLGVPGSVVAATVDGQRPMLLEVQALASKTPYPNARRVVVGLDPRRVDVVLAVLERRLDLTLGGLDVYVNLAGGLKVPDPGLDLAVALAVYSAVVGRALPENVAVFGEVGLAGEVRSTQMALRRAEEAGRAGYTRLIVPPGLVGHSGVKSVEEAVGAVWGGGSGNERREATPAHT, encoded by the coding sequence ATGGCGAAAGTCCGAACGAACTACCTCTGCACCTCCTGCGGCTATCAGTCGGCCAAGCCGCTCGGACGCTGCCCGAACTGCCAGGCCTGGAACTCCTTCGAGGAAGAGGAGCCCCCGGTCACGGCCAAAGCGGGGCGCGGCGGACTCGGGGGGTACGGCGGGGTACGCGGCGGCAAGCTCACGCCGCTCTCGACGGTGGGGCGGCGCGAGGAGCCGCGCACGTCCTCGGGCATTGCCGAACTCGACCGGGTGCTCGGCGGCGGGCTGGTAGCGGGGGGCGTCACATTGATCGGCGGCGAACCCGGCATCGGCAAGAGCACGCTGCTGCTGCAAGTGGCCGACAAGGTAGCGGCGCGCGGCGGGCCGGTCCTCTACGTCGCGGGCGAGGAGTCGCTCGAACAGATCCGGCTGCGGGCCGACCGCCTCGGGGTCCAGGCCGAACTCCAGCTCACCCGCGACACCCGCGCCGAACACATTGCCGCGCTCATGGAGGAGCACAAGCCCGCGCTGTGCATCGTGGACTCGATCCAGACGGTGACGGTGGAGGGCGAGGGCGCGCCCGGCGGCGTGGCGCAGGTGCGCGACGGCACGTCCATGCTCACGCGGGCGGCCAAGGAGACAGGCACGGCGACGGTCCTGGTCGGCCACGTCACCAAAGACGGCACGGTCGCCGGCCCCAAGGTGATGGAGCACATCGTGGACACCACCGTTTTCCTCGAATCGGTAGGCGCTTTCCGGCTGCTGAGGTCGGTGAAAAACCGTTTCGGGCAGGCCGGCGAACTCGGCGTGTTCGAGATGCGCGGCGAGGGGCTGATCGCGGTGGAGAACCCGTCGGCGGCTTTCCTCGCCGAGCGCCCCCTCGGCGTGCCGGGCAGCGTGGTCGCCGCGACGGTAGACGGTCAGCGCCCGATGCTGCTGGAAGTGCAGGCGCTCGCCTCCAAGACGCCCTATCCCAACGCTCGGCGCGTCGTCGTCGGCCTCGACCCCCGGCGGGTGGACGTGGTGCTCGCGGTGCTCGAACGCCGGCTCGACCTCACGCTCGGCGGGCTCGACGTGTACGTGAACCTCGCGGGCGGGCTCAAGGTGCCCGACCCCGGCCTCGACCTCGCGGTGGCGCTCGCGGTGTACTCGGCGGTGGTGGGAAGAGCCCTGCCGGAGAACGTGGCGGTCTTCGGCGAAGTCGGCCTCGCCGGCGAAGTCCGCTCGACCCAGATGGCCCTGCGCCGCGCCGAGGAAGCGGGCCGCGCCGGTTACACCCGCCTGATCGTGCCGCCAGGGTTGGTCGGCCACAGTGGGGTGAAGAGTGTAGAAGAAGCCGTAGGAGCGGTGTGGGGCGGCGGCAGCGGCAACGAGCGGCGGGAAGCCACGCCCGCCCACACGTAA
- a CDS encoding B12-binding domain-containing radical SAM protein, with protein sequence MSYWRQTIKPLLDAETGTLFKQAPIRVTLAFPNRYSVGMASLGYQVIYRMFNHEENVACERAFLPDDVDAFERTGQALPTVESGRAAGDCELFAISVSFELDLTNIIRLIDVAGMRPLRGERSDTDPVVMIGGPLTSSNPYPLTPFADVIIIGDGEQIVPVVSEALREAATREEFYDLVDGMPGVFLPARHVHEPTWATAPKELLPAYSQIVTPHSELSNMFLVEAQRGCPRPCTFCLARTMYGPNRNNQAQELLDVIPDWVEKVGLVGAALSDFPHTKYVGRTLTDRGIKLGVSSIRADTVDTELAEILKAGGLRTFTVASDAPSERLRRWLKKGITTEDLVKTAHISRDLGFKGIKVYMMIGLGPENDDDITELIEFTKELAGINRVALGISPFVPKRHTPHFADPFGGVQTIEKRLKRIQKELRTTAELRNVSAKWAWVESVIARGGPEVGMAAYSIYRSESIGAWKKALDEVGWHDEFEANTPAIGLPPGQYEAKDVSAHAQGLAV encoded by the coding sequence TTGAGTTATTGGCGCCAGACCATCAAACCGCTGCTCGACGCAGAGACCGGAACCCTGTTCAAGCAGGCCCCGATCCGCGTCACGCTCGCGTTCCCTAACCGCTACAGCGTCGGCATGGCCTCGCTCGGCTATCAGGTGATCTACCGCATGTTCAACCACGAGGAGAATGTCGCCTGCGAGCGTGCCTTTCTCCCGGACGACGTGGACGCGTTCGAGCGCACCGGTCAGGCTTTGCCTACCGTGGAATCGGGCCGCGCGGCGGGTGACTGTGAGCTGTTTGCGATCAGCGTGTCGTTCGAGCTCGACCTGACCAACATCATCCGCCTGATCGACGTGGCCGGCATGCGTCCACTGCGGGGGGAACGCAGCGACACTGACCCGGTCGTGATGATCGGCGGGCCGCTGACGAGCAGCAACCCCTACCCGCTCACGCCGTTTGCCGACGTGATCATCATCGGTGACGGTGAACAGATCGTGCCGGTGGTGTCCGAGGCGCTGCGTGAGGCGGCCACCCGCGAGGAGTTCTACGACCTCGTCGACGGGATGCCCGGCGTCTTTCTTCCCGCGCGGCACGTCCACGAGCCGACCTGGGCCACAGCCCCCAAAGAGCTGCTCCCGGCCTACTCGCAGATCGTGACGCCCCACTCGGAACTCTCGAACATGTTCCTGGTCGAGGCGCAGCGCGGCTGCCCGCGCCCGTGCACCTTCTGCCTCGCGCGGACCATGTACGGCCCCAACCGCAATAACCAGGCGCAGGAACTCCTTGACGTGATTCCCGACTGGGTGGAGAAGGTGGGATTGGTGGGCGCGGCGCTTTCCGACTTTCCGCACACCAAGTACGTGGGCCGTACGCTCACCGACCGCGGAATCAAGCTGGGCGTCTCCAGCATCCGCGCCGACACCGTGGACACCGAACTTGCCGAGATCCTCAAGGCGGGGGGCCTGCGAACCTTCACGGTGGCGAGCGACGCGCCCTCCGAGCGGCTACGGCGCTGGCTGAAAAAGGGCATCACGACCGAGGACCTGGTCAAGACCGCCCACATCAGCCGCGACCTGGGCTTCAAGGGCATCAAGGTCTACATGATGATCGGCCTCGGCCCGGAAAACGACGACGACATCACCGAGCTGATCGAGTTCACCAAGGAGCTCGCGGGGATCAACCGCGTGGCCCTCGGCATCTCGCCCTTCGTGCCCAAGCGCCACACGCCCCACTTCGCCGACCCCTTCGGTGGCGTGCAAACCATCGAAAAGCGCCTCAAGCGCATTCAGAAGGAACTGCGGACCACCGCCGAACTCCGCAACGTCTCGGCCAAGTGGGCCTGGGTCGAATCGGTGATCGCGCGCGGCGGCCCCGAGGTGGGGATGGCGGCGTACAGCATCTACCGGAGCGAGAGCATCGGCGCCTGGAAAAAGGCCCTGGACGAGGTGGGCTGGCACGACGAGTTCGAGGCGAACACCCCCGCCATCGGCCTGCCGCCCGGCCAGTACGAAGCCAAAGACGTGAGTGCCCACGCGCAGGGCCTGGCGGTCTAA
- a CDS encoding cytochrome c biogenesis CcdA family protein — translation MLPDVTSVAPTLTVAFLAGLISFLSPCVLPLVPSYLGVLGGARAPLTRALGFILGFGLVFIALGATASTLGSFLAPQKIVLGRVAAVLIIFFGLVMLGVIRLPVLMRDTRQLAGAGGYGPVALGAAFAFGWSPCLGPTLGSILGLAASSASLGTGVGLLAAYTVGLALPFLLAALLWDRLNLRRLNRYAGVFEKVGGAVLVIVGVMMLTGQFTRLATFFFNVMPDWLKV, via the coding sequence ATCCTGCCTGACGTGACCTCTGTCGCCCCCACGCTTACCGTCGCGTTCCTGGCGGGCCTGATCTCCTTTCTGAGCCCCTGCGTGCTGCCGCTCGTGCCGAGTTATCTCGGGGTGCTCGGCGGCGCGCGCGCTCCGCTGACCCGGGCGCTCGGCTTCATCCTCGGTTTCGGGCTGGTGTTTATCGCGCTTGGCGCGACGGCGAGCACGCTCGGTTCCTTCCTCGCGCCGCAGAAGATCGTGCTGGGGCGGGTGGCCGCCGTCCTGATCATCTTTTTCGGCTTGGTGATGCTCGGGGTGATCCGGCTGCCGGTGCTGATGCGCGACACCCGGCAGCTCGCCGGAGCGGGGGGCTACGGCCCGGTGGCGCTCGGCGCAGCCTTCGCGTTCGGCTGGAGCCCCTGCCTGGGGCCGACCCTGGGCAGCATCCTGGGGCTCGCGGCGAGCTCGGCCAGCCTCGGAACCGGGGTAGGTCTGCTCGCGGCGTATACCGTCGGCCTCGCACTGCCTTTCCTGCTCGCGGCGCTGCTGTGGGACCGGCTCAACCTGCGGCGGCTGAACCGCTATGCGGGGGTATTCGAGAAGGTGGGGGGCGCCGTCCTCGTGATCGTCGGCGTGATGATGCTGACGGGGCAATTCACCCGCCTGGCGACCTTTTTCTTCAACGTCATGCCCGACTGGCTCAAGGTCTGA
- a CDS encoding penicillin-binding protein: MNRPTKRPALHPRPLGAPLLTLLLTLGAGSAEARVRLGDPLPPHPWQSSEREVVVIYSHDCGDLGPLWKAVMGSGLPVRAVNVQGVPTPAPAGVQPWRGEEAERFARQLKVGTYPAVLLVRGGRVLNAWEGNFTGQGF, from the coding sequence ATGAACCGCCCAACCAAGCGCCCTGCCCTCCACCCGCGTCCGCTCGGTGCGCCGCTGCTCACGCTGCTGCTCACGCTCGGCGCGGGCTCTGCCGAGGCGCGGGTGCGGCTGGGTGATCCCCTGCCGCCCCACCCCTGGCAGAGCAGCGAGCGTGAGGTGGTTGTGATCTACTCGCACGACTGCGGAGACCTCGGGCCGCTGTGGAAGGCAGTCATGGGCAGCGGCCTGCCGGTGCGGGCGGTCAACGTCCAGGGCGTCCCCACCCCGGCCCCGGCGGGCGTGCAGCCCTGGCGCGGCGAGGAGGCTGAACGTTTTGCCCGGCAGCTCAAGGTGGGCACCTACCCGGCGGTGCTCCTCGTGCGGGGCGGGCGCGTCCTGAACGCCTGGGAAGGCAATTTCACCGGTCAGGGGTTTTGA